From the genome of Marinobacter sp. F4206:
AGACCCGGGGTACCTTGATTCGCCCATTTTTACCCCAGCTCGCCGTCCCCCTAAGGTAAAGGCTCACGACCTAATCTGCTGGGCCGGCGACCTTCAAACCCTTGCGGATCAAAAAATTATCGAGCGCAGAAATCAGCCCTCCCCCACACGTGACGAGTTGATGGAAGGTTTACCCTCAGATTTTGCAAAGTTGCTCAATGCTCTCGCTGACAACGAACTCTCAGATCTCGAGGCATTGATCAGAGCTTGGCGCCTTTATTGGACAAATGTAGATCGAAGTGACCGCAGCTCCTTTCCCAAAAAGGAAGAGGTCAAAGCGTGGCTAGAAAAACAGGGGCTCAGCAAAAAAAATGCAGATTCAGGCGCAACGATGATTACACCTCGCTGGGCGGCAAACTGGCGCAAATAAATCCCCTCCACCCCTCGAACTCGCTCTATCACTGGGCTAGAGGCAGGGCCTCCACCCCTTGACCTCCAACCCCTACACCTGCTCAAAAACGAATAGAAAGACGAGGATTCCCTGGAACCCAACCGGAACCATGAGGAATCCACATGCAAAAAAACACCGAAACCCTCAAAACCCACCGCCAATATTTGGAGAGAATGCTGCGCCGCACGGAAGTGGAGGCCATCACCGGACGCAGTCGAAGTTCAATCTACGACGGGATCGCCACAGGCACTTTCCCGAAGCCGGTAAAAATCGGAGCCCGCGCCGTGGCGTGGCCCGAATCGGTAATCCGTAACTGGATCGCTGAGCGCATGGAAGGGGGCCAGGCATGATAAAGGCACCCGCCCCCGAAGGGGCAAGGCACCAGACCCGTAACCAGTGTAGCGTCACCACCAGCTGCGCAGATCGGCTGGAGGCCATACGCATCGCTTTGCTGGAGAATGGCATAGAACCAGCCAACCCGGATGACTTCCTATCACAGCTGGCCAACCACGAGGGCCGCTTCATCCGAACCGGCAGCGCCAGCAAGCCTCGCAGTAAGAACGCATGGGGAGTGGCCTACCACTCGAGAGGCTTACCCATCATCGTGATCGCCGGTGACTGGTCAACCGGGGCCGAGATGAAATGGGTAGCCTGGAACGAAAGCAGCATCACACCTGAAGAACGCCGAGAACTGCAACGCAGTATGGCAGACGCCAAACAGGCGAGAGAGGAAGAGCAAGCACGCCAGTGGGAAGCCAAAGCCGCAGCGGCTGCTCGACACTGGCACTCCAGCCACTCCGCAGATCCAGAGCACCCCTACCTTCAAAGTAAGGGCATACAGCCCCACAAAGCCCGCCAGAATGGCTGCGAACTCGTTCTGCTATTGACCGACTTCAACGGCAAAGCTTGGAGCCTACAGACCATAAATGAGGCGGGGAATAAGCGACTGATGGCCGGCGGTAAGAAGGCTGGTCATTTTGTTGTTGTAGATGGCCCGGAATACCCCGCGCGCATTCTTATTTGTGAGGGCTATGCCACTGGCTGCACCCTGGCGGAACTAGACCGAGATGCTCTAGTACTAGCAGCAGTAGATTGCGGCAACCTCAAGGCCGTGGCAACCGGAGCCCGGAACCGCTGGCCTGATGCTGACCTGATTGTGTGCGGAGACGACGACCGCGCCACACCGGGCAACCCGGGCGCAACAGCCGCACGCGCCGCAGCACTGGCCGCCGGGGCAAGGCTTGCCCTGCCCGAATGGCCGCCCGAGGCACCCAAGCACCTTTCCGATTTTAACGACCTGCATGAATGGCTAAGGGGGCAGCTATGAAACCAGACTGCCTGTTTTCGGAGGGAACAGAGGGAACACGGGGAACAAACGCGAACGACGAGGGTTCAAGCGTTCCCTCTTCAGAAAGTTCCGAGGGAACCGAGACCACACTGAAACCGGTCTACCCTTCAGAGCATCCACCAACACATTTACCGGAGCCAGACATTGAGCGCCCGTGTTTCCGGAACCACCCCGACTGGTTTCGTCTCCATCGCACGCCCCAGAAGCCAGGGCTCTACTGGCACGGCACCAAAATCCCCAGAGGAGACAGCGAACCGGAGCCCATAGATGTATGGATCAGCACGCCCCTTGAGGCCGCTGCGGAGACCCGAGATGAAATCGGCAGTGGATATGGCTTGATCCTTCGCTTCTGGGATTCTCAGGGCCGCGTTAAGGAGTGGGCCGCGCCAATGCACATGCTCAAGGGAAGTGGGGAAGAACTGCGAGGAGAGCTGCTGGACAACGGTGTAAGAATAAACCCAAAAGCTCACAGACTGCTCTGCGAGTGGATGATGGAACAGTACCCAGCGAATAGGGTCGTGGCGGCCACGCGCACCGGCTGGAACCGGGACAACACAGCCTTCGTTCTGCCAGGTCGAACCATTGGAGACAACAGCTACCGCTTTCAGTCTGAGCACGCAGCTCACGATGCGTACCTACGACGCGGATCTCTTCAAAGCTGGAAGGAAGAGGTCGGCCAGCTCTGCGCGGGCAACCAGTTACTGATCATTTCGGTGTCATGCGCTTTCGCCGCCCCGTTGCTCAAGATAGCAGCCCAAAGAGAAGCCGGAGGCGCCGGACTCCACCTTCAGGGAGACTCATCCAAGGGTAAAACCACTGCGCTTCAGGCGGCTGCAAGCGTATGGGGCAGCCCGGGCTATGTCATGACCTGGCGGGGAACCGGGAACGGGCTAGAAGCCACCGCAGCCGCCCGCAACGACACTCTCTTGCCCCTGGATGAAATCAGCGAGAGCAACCCAAGGGAAATCGGCACTGTCGTATACGCTTTGGCAAACGGCCAGGGAAAGCAACGCGCTCGGAGAACGGGCGGGGCCCGCGAATCTCAACGCTGGCGGATCATGCTGCTCTCCAGCGGCGAGCGAACACTCAGCAGCCATATGGGAGAGGCCAACCAGAAAACCAAAGCCGGTCAAAGCGCCCGACTACTGGACATTCCTGCTACAAACCGCCGTTACGGCTTGTTCGACTATCTGCACCGTCATAAAAGCGCTCGCGCCATGGCCGACCATTTGAAACAAGCCACCAACCAGCATTACGGCCACGCTGGCCCCGCTTTCGTGGAGGCGGTGCTGGAAGATTCTAGAGATCTGAAACACCACTACGCCGCGATCATGATGAGATCAGAGTTCACGGGAAGAGATGGTTTGGAATCGCGGGCCGCCGGCACTTTCGCCCTGATCGCTATGGCAGGAGAACTGGCCACAGACTACGGTCTCACAGGTTGGGACAAAGGTGCTGCCATTGAGGCTGCCTTAGAAATGTTCGCAGCCTGGCGTGAGAACCGGGGGAAGGAGAAGGATGAGACCAGCCAGATCCTGGCGAGCATCCGCGAATTTATCGCCAAGCATGGGAACGCCCGCTTCGCGCCAAAAGAAGACCCGGATTCGCACCACGGAGCCCGAGAACGTGCCGGATACTGGCTGGAAAGCTCAGGAGGGCGGATACACCTTTTTTTCAGCCATGGGCTTAGAGAAGCCGCAATAGGCTTTGATTTGAAGCGCATTCTGAAAGCCCTGGACGACGCCGGGTGGATTGCTGAACACGACCAGGGGAAGAGCTCGAAAAAGACCCGAATCGGTAGCGACACATTCGGCCTGTACTGGATCAAGCCAGATGAGGGGGCCGATGAATGAGCGTTGAACACATCCTCGAAGCGCTTGGAATCGAAGCCGTTCCCCCTGTTCCCTCAGGGGCAGCACCAAAGGGAACAGATAACGGTCAGACAAAACAACGATGTTCCCTGCGTTCCATCCGTTCTCCGGCGAAGCAGGTAACGGCCAAGACTCAACGAGAGCGCACACATCCGACGCTCCGCCAGCTGCAAGAAACGGTAGACCCTGACGCCTTGCTACAAGACATAGCCCAAACCCTCCAGGCTAACCCCGCACGCTCGAGGCGCCTGCTGGATGCAGACGACCTTCAGGACATAGCCGAAGGGGCAATCAGCCGAGCCCACGTGTTGGCCCACTTCGGCCTGAAGCGTTCAGAGGGTCAACCGCTGGGTGACGATACAACCGAGCCCATCGGAAGACCAGAGAGCCGTCCAGGCCAAATTGAACGGATGAGGCCATCGAAGCCTTCCCACGACGCCATGATCAACCACCTGATGCTATGCAATCGCTGCTTTGCTCCCAAGAACAGGTACTGCACGGAAGGTCAACAGCTGCGAGATGAATACTACGCCGCTTACGAGCGCTCAAAGGAACTCCCGAGCCCTGCCTAGCCTTGCCTAACCCCGCCAAGTAACGTAAAACAACTATATATCGAGTGGTTAGCAAGCAATTAACCCATAGTCATTGCTCACAACACTCCGGAACAAACGAAGGCACGAACCGACACACATTGTCGCTCCGTGCCTTTGCGCTTTATTAGATAGCGAAAGCATTAAACCCTCAAAGGGAACTACTAAGCAATGAACAACACGGAACAGCAATTCCTCAAGACCCTGGACGACAAGCTCTGGAAAGCAGCCTGTAAGCTGCAGTCCGCTATGGATGCCGCCAACTATAAACATATCGTGCTGGGCCTGATCTTCCTGAAATACGTCTCAGATGCCTTCGAGGAGCGCCAGGAAGAGTTACTGGAACGATTCCAGGACGAGAGCGATGAGATTTACTACTTACCACCAGAAGAATATGAGAGCGACGAAGATTACCGGCAAGCCCTGACAGAAGAGCTGGAAGTGCTGGATTACTATCGCGAGGCCAACGTATTCTGGGTACCTAAACCGGCCCGCTGGAGCACTTTAAATGAAAAAGCCTCACTGCCCGTGGGATCTGTTATCTGGCAGGATGAAGGCGGAAACGATGTAAAACTGCGTTCTATCTCCTGGCTCATCGACAACGCTTTGGAGGAAATCGAAAGGAGCAACGTTAAGCTCAAAGGCATCCTTAACCGCATTAGCCAGTACCAGCTAGAGAACGAGAAGCTGCTGGGCCTGATCAACACCTTCTCCAACACCTCCTTCACCAAGCCCGTGTTCGACGGTGAGAAGCTGAGCCTGCACAGCAAAGACATCTTAGGCCATGTGTACGAATATTTTTTGGGCCAGTTCGCCCTCGCTGAAGGCAAGCAAGGTGGTCAATACTACACCCCAAAGAGTATCGTCACCCTGATCGTGGAAATGCTCGAACCTTACTCGGGCCGAGTGTATGACCCGGCAATGGGTTCTGGTGGTTTCTTCGTATCCAGCGACAAGTTCATCGAAGAACACGCAAAAGAACAGCACTACAGTGCCAGCGAACAGAAGAAACACATCTCCGTATACGGCCAGGAGTCCAACCCAACCACCTGGCGACTAGCCGCTATGAACATGGCCATTCGGGGCATCGACTTCAACTTTGGCAAGAAAAACGCCGACAGCTTTTTGGACGACCAGCACCCGGACCTGCGCGCCGACTTCGTAATGGCGAACCCTCCCTTCAACATGAAGGACTGGTGGAGCGAATCCTTGGCAGAGGACAGCCGCTGGAAATACGGCAACCCGCCCAAGGGCAACGCGAACTTTGCGTGGATGCAGCACATGATCCACCACTTAGCACCGACAGGAAGTATGGCCCTGCTGCTGGCCAACGGCTCAATGAGCTCCCACACCAACAATGAAGGCGAAATCCGCAGGCGACTAGTGGCAGCCGACCTGGTGGAGTGTATGGTTGCCCTCCCCGGCCAACTGTTCACCAACACTCAGATCCCAGCCTGTATCTGGTTCATAACCCGAGACAAAGCTAACGGCACGGTGCGCAACGAGCAGAAGCGCGACCGCCGGGAGGAGTTCCTTTTCATAGACGCTAGCAACCTGGGCTTCATGCGGGATCGTGTGATCCGAGACTTTACCAACGAAGACATTGCCAAAATCGCCGACACTTTCCATGCCTGGCAACGCGGTGAAGGCTACGAAGATGTCGCTGGGTTCTGCAAATCCGCCAGCCTAGATGAAATCAGGAAGCATGACTTTGTGCTGACTCCAGGGCGATATGTGGGTGCAAAGGAGCAGGAAGACGATGGTGAGCCCTTTGCGAAGAAAATGGCCAGGTTAACCGAACAACTGCGAGGGCAATTTACTGAGAGTGAGCGTCTGGAGGCCGAGATCAAGCGCAACCTTGGGGGGCTAGGTTATGAGTGCTGATAAGTTTCCTTCGCATTGGAAACTATTGCCTCTATCTGAAGCTGTGGATGCGCTGATTGATTACAGAGGCAAGACCCCCAAGAAAACTGATCACGGAGTTCCATTGATCACCGCCAAAATCGTGAAGGGCGGAACTATTTTGCCTGCAACGGAATACATCGCAGAGGAAGACTACGAGTCTTGGATGGTTCGGGGGCTCCCCATGGCCGGTGATGTGGTAGTTACCACGGAAGCTCCTCTTGGTGAAGTGGCTCAGTTGGCAGATGGGAACGTGGCACTAGCGCAGCGCATCGTGACACTCCGGGGAGCCAAAGGCCTTTTGCAAAACGACTATCTCCGCTATGTCATGCAAGCCCCCTACGTCCAAGACCAACTGGAGTCTCGAGCAAGTGGCTCTACAGTGAAAGGCATCAAACAAAGCGAATTGCGAAAAATCATACTGCCGATTCCGCCCGAAAATGAACAACGAGGGATAGCGCGTCACCTTCGAGCCCTTGATGAAAAAATCCAGAACAACCACCAAATCAGTCAAACCCTCGAACACATAGCCCAGGCTATCTTCAAAAGCTGGTTTATCGATTTTGAGCCGGTCCAAGCCAAAATCGCCGCGCTGAAGGATGGCGGCAGCGCAAAAGACGCGCTGTTCGCCGCCATGCAGACCATTTCCAGCAAGGACGGGGCTCAGCTAAACCGCCTCCAGGCCGAAGAGCCAGAGCAATATGCTGAGCTCCGCGCCACCGCAGAGCTATTTCCGTCAGCTATGCAGGATTGTGAGTGGGGAGAGATTCCAGAGGGGTGGCGCGTTAGCCAAGTCGGTAACGAGCTGACCGTAATGGGCGGTGGCACACCATCGACAAGGAATGATGATTTCTGGGGAGGTGGGGATATTCATTGGGCAACTCCTAAAGACCTCTCAAGCCTAAAGCATAAGGTCCTCATCGATACCGAAAGAAAAATAACTTCAGCTGGCTTAGCCAAAATCAGCTCTGGGCTACTGCCGATTGATACGGTGCTAATGTCATCTCGAGCCCCCGTTGGGTACCTAGCTCTGGCAAAAACTCCTGTGGCGATCAACCAAGGCTTCATCGCAATGAAGTGCGACAAAACCCTCTCACCGGAATACGTCCTGCAGTGGTGTGCATCTGAGATGGATGAGATTAAAGGGCGCGCCAGTGG
Proteins encoded in this window:
- a CDS encoding AlpA family transcriptional regulator translates to MQKNTETLKTHRQYLERMLRRTEVEAITGRSRSSIYDGIATGTFPKPVKIGARAVAWPESVIRNWIAERMEGGQA
- a CDS encoding DUF927 domain-containing protein, coding for MKPDCLFSEGTEGTRGTNANDEGSSVPSSESSEGTETTLKPVYPSEHPPTHLPEPDIERPCFRNHPDWFRLHRTPQKPGLYWHGTKIPRGDSEPEPIDVWISTPLEAAAETRDEIGSGYGLILRFWDSQGRVKEWAAPMHMLKGSGEELRGELLDNGVRINPKAHRLLCEWMMEQYPANRVVAATRTGWNRDNTAFVLPGRTIGDNSYRFQSEHAAHDAYLRRGSLQSWKEEVGQLCAGNQLLIISVSCAFAAPLLKIAAQREAGGAGLHLQGDSSKGKTTALQAAASVWGSPGYVMTWRGTGNGLEATAAARNDTLLPLDEISESNPREIGTVVYALANGQGKQRARRTGGARESQRWRIMLLSSGERTLSSHMGEANQKTKAGQSARLLDIPATNRRYGLFDYLHRHKSARAMADHLKQATNQHYGHAGPAFVEAVLEDSRDLKHHYAAIMMRSEFTGRDGLESRAAGTFALIAMAGELATDYGLTGWDKGAAIEAALEMFAAWRENRGKEKDETSQILASIREFIAKHGNARFAPKEDPDSHHGARERAGYWLESSGGRIHLFFSHGLREAAIGFDLKRILKALDDAGWIAEHDQGKSSKKTRIGSDTFGLYWIKPDEGADE
- a CDS encoding restriction endonuclease subunit S, producing the protein MSADKFPSHWKLLPLSEAVDALIDYRGKTPKKTDHGVPLITAKIVKGGTILPATEYIAEEDYESWMVRGLPMAGDVVVTTEAPLGEVAQLADGNVALAQRIVTLRGAKGLLQNDYLRYVMQAPYVQDQLESRASGSTVKGIKQSELRKIILPIPPENEQRGIARHLRALDEKIQNNHQISQTLEHIAQAIFKSWFIDFEPVQAKIAALKDGGSAKDALFAAMQTISSKDGAQLNRLQAEEPEQYAELRATAELFPSAMQDCEWGEIPEGWRVSQVGNELTVMGGGTPSTRNDDFWGGGDIHWATPKDLSSLKHKVLIDTERKITSAGLAKISSGLLPIDTVLMSSRAPVGYLALAKTPVAINQGFIAMKCDKTLSPEYVLQWCASEMDEIKGRASGTTFAEISKKNFKVIPIAVPPHELINAYTKLAKSVYENIEILVRKTGSLADLRDTLLPQLLSGARLIDQKEA
- a CDS encoding toprim domain-containing protein, yielding MIKAPAPEGARHQTRNQCSVTTSCADRLEAIRIALLENGIEPANPDDFLSQLANHEGRFIRTGSASKPRSKNAWGVAYHSRGLPIIVIAGDWSTGAEMKWVAWNESSITPEERRELQRSMADAKQAREEEQARQWEAKAAAAARHWHSSHSADPEHPYLQSKGIQPHKARQNGCELVLLLTDFNGKAWSLQTINEAGNKRLMAGGKKAGHFVVVDGPEYPARILICEGYATGCTLAELDRDALVLAAVDCGNLKAVATGARNRWPDADLIVCGDDDRATPGNPGATAARAAALAAGARLALPEWPPEAPKHLSDFNDLHEWLRGQL
- a CDS encoding class I SAM-dependent DNA methyltransferase produces the protein MNNTEQQFLKTLDDKLWKAACKLQSAMDAANYKHIVLGLIFLKYVSDAFEERQEELLERFQDESDEIYYLPPEEYESDEDYRQALTEELEVLDYYREANVFWVPKPARWSTLNEKASLPVGSVIWQDEGGNDVKLRSISWLIDNALEEIERSNVKLKGILNRISQYQLENEKLLGLINTFSNTSFTKPVFDGEKLSLHSKDILGHVYEYFLGQFALAEGKQGGQYYTPKSIVTLIVEMLEPYSGRVYDPAMGSGGFFVSSDKFIEEHAKEQHYSASEQKKHISVYGQESNPTTWRLAAMNMAIRGIDFNFGKKNADSFLDDQHPDLRADFVMANPPFNMKDWWSESLAEDSRWKYGNPPKGNANFAWMQHMIHHLAPTGSMALLLANGSMSSHTNNEGEIRRRLVAADLVECMVALPGQLFTNTQIPACIWFITRDKANGTVRNEQKRDRREEFLFIDASNLGFMRDRVIRDFTNEDIAKIADTFHAWQRGEGYEDVAGFCKSASLDEIRKHDFVLTPGRYVGAKEQEDDGEPFAKKMARLTEQLRGQFTESERLEAEIKRNLGGLGYEC